TGGGGCAGTGCGCAATTACTTCCACAAAACTGAACCCGGGTTTGACTAGTGCCTCGGCAATGCACCTTTCTAGTTGACGCAAGTGAAACACTGTCCATCGGGCAACGAAGGTAGCTCCGGCAGCAGCTACAAGCCGCGGCAGATTGAAGGGAGGCTCATAGTTGCCATAGGGCGAAGTGGCACTGCGGGCGTCCAGGGGTGTGGTCGGCCCCAGCTGTCCACCGGTCATGCCGTAGTTAAAGTTGTTGATACAAATAACAGTCATATCGATGTTGCGGCGAGCGGCGTGGATGAGATGGTTGCCCCCTATGGATGCCAGATCACCTTCGCCTGAGAAGACCACTACATTCAACTCGGGATTAGCCAGCTTCAACCCGGTAGCGAAGGGGATGGCTCGTCCATGGGTTGTGTGAAAGGAATCCAGCCGGACATAGCCCGCCGCC
This Chloroflexota bacterium DNA region includes the following protein-coding sequences:
- a CDS encoding 2-oxoacid:ferredoxin oxidoreductase subunit beta, which produces MPHIWCAGCGIGSAVGCFIRAIDRTGLNADKMALVSGIGCSGRAAGYVRLDSFHTTHGRAIPFATGLKLANPELNVVVFSGEGDLASIGGNHLIHAARRNIDMTVICINNFNYGMTGGQLGPTTPLDARSATSPYGNYEPPFNLPRLVAAAGATFVARWTVFHLRQLERCIAEALVKPGFSFVEVIAHCPTAYGRLNKQGQGVDGLRYYKEKSVVRNGADPSEADIGMSGPILVGKFIDIERPTFWNNYMQVSNKAQKK